ATTGACAGATCTTTGGAAACGGCACCAACCTGTCACCGTTCTCGTTGCCGGAAAACACAAAACGACCCCTGTCGGAGCCGTTTGAAGTGATTGTCCTAATGATGATGCCGCGCATCGCGCCTTACCGGTTTATTGATCCGGGCTTAGGCGCAGCCGTTCAACCACCTTTCCCCCGACCAGATGGTCATTAAGGATGGTATCAATATCTTCGATCGTCTCGTAACGATACCAAGTGCCTTCGGGATAGATAACCATCACCGGCCCCAGTTCGCAGCGATCAAGACATCCAGCGGTATTGATACGAGTCATCGGCAGACCTAGTTCCTTGGCGCGAACCTTCATGTAATTTCGAAGCTTCATAGCACCCTTGGAATTGCAGCATCCGCGTTCGTGCGTCGCGGGGCGCTCGTTCTGGCACACGAAAACATGCGCCTGATAAAAATGTGCCTCGGTCGTCAAGCTAGTCAGTCCTTGGTGTTCTTGCCAGTGGTGTTTCCGGCAGCGTTAAACTGGCTCCAGAAGGCTTTCTGAAGCTGTTCCCAGTTCTGCATGCCCTGCGGCAGCCAGGTATTGAGCATGGTTTCGGGATCCATCGCCGCAAGATTAGCTTTCATCCGGTCCTCGATATCTTTCATCAAGGCCTGCTGCATAGGCTGCACATCGGGCAGACCAAAAAAGGTGCGCAGTTCTTCCGGCGTGCAATCAATATCCACGGAAACTTTCATCGCCCTGATCTCCTCTGTTTGATCTTCTGCTTTTTATTGGGTCCATTATGGACGCCCGTGCGAAGTTCTCAATCACTATCGACCTCAGAGCACTTCCAATCAGTTAAAAGCCGATAAAATCGCAATATATTGCTAATCCAATCCCTTTACCCCCCTTGTCTTTCGCTTCAGGGGCTTTACCCTTACATCCATAGAATGAATGTCAGTAATGGGATGGAACACTTCCCTTCCCGCAAACCATAAAAAGCCCGCCACCTTCACAGGAAATCCGGACGGGCACAGGATACGACGCCATGAAACTTGCGCAGAACAATCTTGGTTCGGAAACCAGCCCCTATCTTTTGCAGCACCGTGACAATCCGGTGCATTGGCAACCCTGGAGTACCGAGGTTCTTGCCGCGGCCAAGGCGGCAAACAAGCCTGTTCTGCTGTCGGTTGGCTATGCGGCGTGTCACTGGTGCCATGTTATGGCACATGAAAGTTTCGAGGACGATGGTATCGCGGCACTGATGAACGAGCTGTTTGTGAATATTAAGCTCGACCGCGAGGAACGCCCCGATCTTGATAGTGTCTATCAGAATGCGCTGGCATTGCTGGGTCAGCAGGGCGGATGGCCGTTGACCATGTTCCTGACGCCGGATGGCGAACCGTTCTGGGGTGGGACCTATTTCCCCAAGGAGGCCCGGTATGGCCGCCCGGGATTTGGCGATGTTTTGAAGTCGGTTTCAGAAATCTATACCCAACAGCCCGATAACATCCGCCATAACGTTGCACAGATCGGTCAGGCGCTGATTAAAATGAATAGCGGTGCAACCGGGTCGATGCCGTCGCTCGCGATGATTGATCAGTGCGGTCATGGCTGCTTACAGATCATGGACGGCGAAAATGGCGGCACCAATGGTGCGCCAAAATTCCCGCAACCAAGCATTCTGGCCCTTATATGGCGTGTCGGAGTTCGCACCAACGATACCGATCTTAAACGCATCGTCCGCCACAGCCTTGATCGCATGTGCCAGGGCGGGATTTATGACCATGTCGGTGGCGGTTTTGCCCGTTATGCCGTCGATGACCAATGGCTGGTGCCGCATTTTGAAAAGATGCTGTATGATAATGCGCAGCTGATTGATCTTCTGTGTGATGTCTGGCGTGAAACCGGCAACCCGCTTTATGAAGCCCGCATTTCCGAAACCATCGACTGGATACTGCGCGATATGCGAGTCCCCGGCGGAGCCTTTGCCGCCAGCCTTGATGCCGACAGCGAGGGTGTAGAAGGCAAGTTCTATGTCTGGGACGAAGCCGAAATTAACGCCATTCTTGGCAATGATGCCGCCCTGTTCAAGGATATCTATGACGTCAGTCCCTCGGGCAACTGGGAACATAAAAATATCCTGAACCGCACGCAATCGGGCCTTGGCCTTGCGGACCGAACGACGGAAAAGAAACTTTCGGAAACACGGACAAAGCTTTTGGCAGTGCGCAACAAGCGCATCTGGCCGGGATGGGATGACAAGGCTCTGACCGACTGGAACGCTATGACCATCGCAGCTTTGGCTGAAGCCGCAATGGTGTTCAAGCGCGCAGACTGGCTTGATTATGCAAAGCTTGCCTATAATTTTGTGATCAACAGCCTGATGACTGGCGAAAGCAATGACCGGCGCTTCCTGCATAGTTATCGCAATGGAAAGGCACAGCATGCCGGGATGCTCGAAGATTACGCGCACATGATCCGCGCGGCTTTGCGGCTTTATGAATGCTTTGGCGAGGATGCATACCTTCGCGAAGCCACCGAATGGTGCGAAGCAGTCGAAAACCTGTTTGCCGACACCAAAGGTGGTTATTTCCAATCGGCATCTGATGCCGATGATCTGGTTGTGCGCCAGAAACCGCATATGGATAATGCGGTTCCGGCTGGGAATTCGGTCATGGCACAAAATCTGGCACGGCTTTATGCCCTGACCGGCGATACCAAATATCGCGACCGGGCGGAAATCACCATTGCCGCCTTTGCCGGGCGATTAAACGAACAATTTCCCAACATGCCTGGCCTTCTTCTGGCAGCCGAAATGCTGCAAAATCCGCTTCAAATCGTGCTGATCGCCAAGGAACGCAGCCAGATGTACATGGAAATGCGGCGTGCCATCTTTGCCGCCTATCTGCCAAACCGTGCGATCACCATTCTGGCCGACACCGATGCCCTGCCCGACCTGCACCCAGCCAAGGGAAAAACCGCGATTGACGGACATGAGACAGCCTATGTCTGTCAGGGGTCGGTCTGTTCCGCCCCGGTTACTAATGTCGCCGACCTTGCCAAGCTGCTTGCCAATTTACCAAATAAGTCGACATAAGAAGAGCCGCTGATACGATGCCTGCTCAACTCGGATGTTTCACGTGAAACATCCGATGGTTGGCCTCCTCCTCCGGCGTCCAAAAATTAATTATGCCTTTTACCCCTTCCCACAAGCCGCAGGATTTCGACCATGCCGCAGATTTCGATGAACAGCCCGGTCGGGGCGATTACAATTTTCGAATTCGACGATCAGATCGTCGCCGTCGATTGGGGCTTTGTCGAGGATATGGAACCGAGTCCGGTCCTGAGCGATGCCAAAGCGCAGCTCAATGCCTATTTCGATGGCAAGCTTGATGCTTTCAACCTGCCGCTGGCGCCCGATGGCACCGATTTCCATAAGGCGGTATGGGATGCGATGTGCAAAATCCCGCGCGGCAAAACAGCGACTTATAAAGATTTGGCAATTGCCGCCGGGGCACCAACAGCCTATCAAGCGGTCGGCACAGCCTGCGGGCTTAATCCGATCCCGATCATCATTCCGTGTCACAGGGTTCTGGCAAGCGGCGGCAAACCGGGTGGCTATTCCGGCGACGGTGGACTTGAAACCAAACGCGCGCTTTTGAAGATCGAAGGCGTAGATCTGATCATCCCAATCGATCAGGGTAACCTGTTCTGAAAAAAGCAGCTATCAGCCAATTTTGTCTGGCATTCCATCAGGTGAAATATCGTCTTTTAACCTCCGTCCGAACGGACAAAACCAAACCTGCTGAATAGTAAAATGGCGTTTTCTGACATAGACTTGGACCATTGATCAGACAAGCGCCAAACGGCGCCTTAACGGGAGGTCTCCATGACCAAAGCTTTCCGATTTTATGAAACCGGTAGCAGCGATGTGCTGCGTTTTGAAGATGTCGAGATCGGCGCACCGGGTGCGGGTGAAGTTCGCCTGCGACAGGAAGCCGTCGGGCTGAACTATATCGATATCTATTTCCGTTCCGGGGTTTATCCGGCCCCGTCCCTGCCATCGGGCCTTGGGCTTGAAGGTTCGGGCGTGATCGAGGCGGTTGGTGACGGCGTAACCGACCTTGCAGTTGGTGATCGGGTTGCCTATGCCGCACAACCGCTGGGTGCCTATGCCGAGGCACGTGTAATGCCGGCCAAGGGTTTGGTTAAAATCCCGGACGGAATCAGCTTTGATCTTGCAGCAGCCGCAATGTTGCAGGGCATGACCGCTCAGTATCTTTTGCGCCGAACCTATCACGTCAAAAAAGGCGATACGATCCTTATCCATGCGGCTGCAGGCGGGGTTGGCCAGATTGTTTGCCAGTGGGCCAAACATCTGGGTGCCACCGTAATCGGCACCGTCGGATCGAAGGAAAAAGCCGAGATCGCCAAATCCAAGGGCTGCGATTATCCGATCCTTTATCGCGAGGAAAAGGTATCCGAGCGTGTAAAAGAGATCACCAACGGCCAAGGCGTTGAAGTAGTTTATGATTCCGTCGGTAAGGATACCTTTGACGACTCGCTCGATTGTCTGAAACGGCTTGGCATGATGGTCAGTTTCGGCCAGTCATCAGGCGCCGTTCCGCCCATCCCGCTTAAGGCACTCGCACCTGGGGCCTATTTCCTGACCCGGCCAAGCGTCTTCCAGTATACCGACACCCGCGAAGAGCTTCTGGCGACTGCAAACGAGCTGTTTGACGTCCTGAAATCTGGTGTGGTGAAGATTGATATCGGCGCGACATATGACCTTGCGGATGCCAAACACGCACATGACGACCTTGAAGGCCGCAAAACAACGGGCTCGGTCATACTGAAACCCTAAGACTTTATCGCATTGAAAAACATCGATTCACGCCTTTGCGGAAATGAAAGGAATGGGAAGAGGCAGGGTTAAACCCCCGCCTCTTCCTTTTCCGTGTGCCAGGCACGAACATCGCGCGCGATAGCATCGAAACGATCCGACAGGCCGGAGCTAACCGCACGGCACGGAGCAATGACAGCTTCGGCCCAATCGACATAGCGCAGAATCTGTTCTCGGTCCCAGCCAACCGGGGTATCGGTCAACATCGCGCCAACATTGGCGACCTTATCGGCCAGACGGACCAGTTTAGCCCCGTTACTAAGATGCGGGGCGGTTTCGATCTGGCGGGCTTTGCGCTCATCGCGCGGCAGCGCCTTGTCATCGCTGACTTCAAGGACGATATCGGCGATCATTTCATTGAAACAGGCGGCAATTTCATCGCGAGTCGCCCCGCAATCCTCGATCACATCATGCAGGACCGCAGCACAGAGCACGTATTCATCCGTATGCGGTTCGCACTCGATGATCAGGCGCGATACCTCGATCGGGTGATTGATGTAGGGTTCATGGGCCGGGCCTTTGCGGCGCTGGTCACGATGCGCGCGGGCGGCAAAATCGACGGATTTCAGTAAAAGCTGCATCAGCCTTGAAAAAAGTAGTGGAAGAACGAGACCAGAGTCACATTTGATTGCGGCTACTGCAAGCATTGATGGCTATCGACATCAAAAATCTATGCCCCACATACAGGAAAGAGCCAAAATCAAGGAGATAAGCGAGACATGCCCGAGGAAATGAATCTTAAACTAACCTTGCAAAATACCGGCTACCGAACCTCTGCATTTAACCAGTCTGGCACCGCAAACCGGCTGGAAATCGGCCCCGCCCCATCATCTGGCCGCCAATAACCAAATGGATTGCGAAATCGTCGCTGCTGATGAGCTGACAATCACCCTTCGATACGGGGTACATCATATCGGGCTTCATTTTGGTAATGGAAAGCTGCATGTCGAACCGGGTGATAGCAAACTGATCCGGCAGAAACTTGACGGTCACAATGCCGAACTAACATTGGCAATGACCTGAATAGCGAAGTGTTTCACATGAAACATCCCGCAAGGTTGCAGATCAGGCCCGGTTCCGGCGAGTGCCTGCCATTCGGCGGCCCGCACAGCACAGATATATTCATCGCGCAAAGGCAACCTGTCACTGTTCAAGCGAAGTAGATCACAGTGATCTACCGCACTCATAAACCTGTCGGATACCTCCTGCCGGCAAACAAAAACCCCCGACAGATTGCCGGGGGTTTTCCATGACGGGTCGATTACAGGATCGAACGGCGATCAGCCATTCATTGAATCGAAGAAATCGTCGTTGTTTTTTGTCGATTTGAGCTTACCGAGCAGGAATTCCATCGCATCCTGCGGCCCCATCGGGTTGAGGATACGGCGCAGAACCCACATTTTGGAGAGCGCGCTTTTTTCGACGAGCAGTTCTTCCTTACGGGTACCCGATTTAAGAATATCGATCGCCGGGAAGATACGTTTGTCGGACAGTTTGCGATCCAGAATAAGCTCGGAGTTACCAGTACCTTTGAATTCTTCAAAGATGACCTCGTCCATGCGCGAACCGGTATCAATCAGGGCAGTTGCGATGATGGTCAACGAGCCGCCTTCTTCGATGTTACGTGCCGCACCGAAAAAGCGTTTCGGGCGCTGCAGGGCGTTGGCATCGACACCACCGGTCAGAACCTTGCCGGAGCTTGGAACGACGGTGTTGTAAGCACGTGCAAGACGAGTGATGGAGTCCAGCAGGATGACGACATCGTGCTTGTGCTCAACCAGGCGTTTTGCCTTTTCCAGAACCATTTCAGTGACCTGGACGTGACGCTGTGCGGGTTCGTCGAAGGTCGAACTGATGACCTCGCCCTTCACGGAACGGTCCATGTCGGTCACTTCTTCCGGGCGTTCATCAATCAGAAGAACGATCAGATAGGCTTCCGGGTGGTTTTCCTCAATCGCGTGCGCAATGTTTTGCAGCATCACGGTTTTACCGGTGCGCGGCGGTGCGACGATCAGGGCACGCTGACCTTTGCCAAGCGGGGAAACAAGTTCAATCACACGGTTGGTGATGTCCTTGTTGCCTTCCTGATCAAGGTGGCGCTCCATCTTGAGCGGCTCGTCCGGGTAAAGCGGGGTCAGGTTATCGAAATTGATGCGATGGCGGACTTTTTCGGGCGCATCAAAGTTGACCTTGTCGACCTTGAGCAGCGCGAAATAACGCTCGCCTTCCTTGGGCGAACGAATCTGGCCTTCAACCGTATCGCCCGTGCGCAGACCAAAGCGCCTAACCTGGCTCGGCGAGACATAGATATCGTCCGGACCGGCAAGATAGTTTGCCTCGGGACTGCGCAGGAAGCCAAAGCCGTCTGGCAGAACCTCCAACACGCCTTCGCCGAAAATGGCATGATCGTTTTCGGCCAGCTGTTTGAGAATGGCAAACATCAGCTCCTGTTTACGGAGCGTGCTGGCGTTTTCGATTTCGAGTTCCTCGGACAGGGCAAGAAGCTCCGTCGGGGATTTCTTTTTGAGTTCCTGAAGATGCATATGTGCGTTTAATGATCTTGTGATTGCCGGGAAAGGCGATGATTGAAAGGAGAGGAGATATAGAGAGGAATGCGGTTGACGGTCAGGCAGATCATAGTTTCTGCGGACCGGTCAGAACCTTGTAGTTGTGAAGCAGACAGGACTGTTTCATGTTTCGGGTGTAAAACACCACAGATTGATAACGCCGATTGAACCAATAGTCAAACCGTGTTTACAACCTGCGCAGAATTTCGCAATTCCACTGAGATAAATCTGCACAGGTTGCTGTCTTATCAACGTTTAATGTCAGCCTTTTTTAACATTGGCGATGAATTGTTCCACTTCGTTGCGCAAATCTGTGGCAACCTGATTAACACTCTGGCAGGCTCGGAATACCTCGCCCGCGGCCTCTCCGGTCTGTTCGGTTGCATGGCTTACACCTGCAATATTTTCCGAAACATCACGCGTCCCGGTCGAAGCCTGTTCAACATTTCGCGCAATTTCAGCTGTTGCACTTTGCTGCTCGCCAACCGATACCAGCAACGTTGACGAAGTGTGATCGATATTTGCGATCCTTTCTGAAATCCGACTGAGTGCATTTATCGCCTGTCCGGTTGCCGTCTGCAGGACAGTGACATGTTCGGAAATGTCTTCTGTTGCGCGCGAGGTCTGGGTTGCAAGATTTTTGACCTCGTTTGCAACAACAGCAAACCCTTTACCGGCATCACCTGCGCGTGCGGCCTCTATCGTTGCGTTAAGTGCAAGAAGATTTGTTTGTTCGGCAATATCGCGAATCAGGCTGATCACCTCACCAATTCGGGCCGCACCTTCATTAAGTTCAGCAGCTATTGTATCAGTATTGCGGGCATCCTCTGCCGCTTCTGAAGCCTGATTGGATGCGCTTTCGATTTGGCGAGTAATTTCAACAATCGAGTTGGCCAGTTCTTCTGTTGCAGCAGAAACAGCTTCTACATTACTGGATGCTTCTTCGGCACTTGCCGCAACACTGGTTGCTTGTTCGCGCGTACTCGATGCAACATCTTCCATGTCAGCAGAAGTCTTCTGAAGTTCTCCGGTTGCGGCACTGACCGAGGAAAGTAACCGTTCAACATTTTCGCTGAAATCACGGGTCATGGATTCGATCTCGCGGGCTCTTGCTTCGCGTTTTAGTTGATCCTGCTCCCGTGCAGCTGCCATCTCACGATTTTCATGCAGTTTTTCGCGGAAAACTTCCATGGCACTCGCCATGTCACCAATCTCGTCGCCCCGGTGTGCACCTTCTATCTTTTGGTCGATTCTGCCCTCAGCAAGGTTTTTCATTCCGTTGATCATCATATTGATCGGCTTGGTGATGCTACCGGTAACAATCATGATAAAACCGACAGTGAGCCCAAGCGCTACTATCAGCCCAATCAAAAGACCGAAAAACAGTAACTGAGCATCATAATAACGGTTTTGCGCAGAGTTGATTAAAACCGCCGCAATGTGATCCTCGACAGATTTCAGTTGATTGATTTTAATCGATATTGTCTTGAACCAAGCGTCGGACTTGATGTTTTCAATGCTGCCTGTTTCCGGAAAAGACAGTGCGACATTGCGCATACGCGAGACTTCCGCCACCGCCGGATCACTCATTGCCCTAGTATAGAAGTTCTTTAGTTCATCGGTTGCAAAACCATCGAAAACCGCAATGTAGGTATCCTGAATGGTAATCAGTTCGACTAGGCGGCGATAAAGTGCGCCTTCAAATTTGCCGATACCAAACCCGGTAGCCCCGGTTGCCCGTTCAAGTCCTGCACGCTCTTTTGCTTGAAGGAAGTTTTCATAGGAAGCAATCATACGAACAAGTTCGACATCATCAGAAATCGCCGCCATGTTGCCGACAACCAAAAGCATTCCTTTGATG
The Thalassospira xiamenensis M-5 = DSM 17429 DNA segment above includes these coding regions:
- a CDS encoding quinone oxidoreductase family protein; translated protein: MTKAFRFYETGSSDVLRFEDVEIGAPGAGEVRLRQEAVGLNYIDIYFRSGVYPAPSLPSGLGLEGSGVIEAVGDGVTDLAVGDRVAYAAQPLGAYAEARVMPAKGLVKIPDGISFDLAAAAMLQGMTAQYLLRRTYHVKKGDTILIHAAAGGVGQIVCQWAKHLGATVIGTVGSKEKAEIAKSKGCDYPILYREEKVSERVKEITNGQGVEVVYDSVGKDTFDDSLDCLKRLGMMVSFGQSSGAVPPIPLKALAPGAYFLTRPSVFQYTDTREELLATANELFDVLKSGVVKIDIGATYDLADAKHAHDDLEGRKTTGSVILKP
- the rho gene encoding transcription termination factor Rho; translated protein: MHLQELKKKSPTELLALSEELEIENASTLRKQELMFAILKQLAENDHAIFGEGVLEVLPDGFGFLRSPEANYLAGPDDIYVSPSQVRRFGLRTGDTVEGQIRSPKEGERYFALLKVDKVNFDAPEKVRHRINFDNLTPLYPDEPLKMERHLDQEGNKDITNRVIELVSPLGKGQRALIVAPPRTGKTVMLQNIAHAIEENHPEAYLIVLLIDERPEEVTDMDRSVKGEVISSTFDEPAQRHVQVTEMVLEKAKRLVEHKHDVVILLDSITRLARAYNTVVPSSGKVLTGGVDANALQRPKRFFGAARNIEEGGSLTIIATALIDTGSRMDEVIFEEFKGTGNSELILDRKLSDKRIFPAIDILKSGTRKEELLVEKSALSKMWVLRRILNPMGPQDAMEFLLGKLKSTKNNDDFFDSMNG
- a CDS encoding methyl-accepting chemotaxis protein, which encodes MFGFLKNVKIRTKMAWSIVPVLIGMILLAFVFLVQNYNQMSSLGKISDLTELAHDIGNTVHELQKERGMSAGFIASEGASFVRELPEQRKLVDASIGNLAIAIDRFDQQAFGSKTIADIRAFEKMLDGISAMRGRVDKGDVALGDAVGYYTKTIKGMLLVVGNMAAISDDVELVRMIASYENFLQAKERAGLERATGATGFGIGKFEGALYRRLVELITIQDTYIAVFDGFATDELKNFYTRAMSDPAVAEVSRMRNVALSFPETGSIENIKSDAWFKTISIKINQLKSVEDHIAAVLINSAQNRYYDAQLLFFGLLIGLIVALGLTVGFIMIVTGSITKPINMMINGMKNLAEGRIDQKIEGAHRGDEIGDMASAMEVFREKLHENREMAAAREQDQLKREARAREIESMTRDFSENVERLLSSVSAATGELQKTSADMEDVASSTREQATSVAASAEEASSNVEAVSAATEELANSIVEITRQIESASNQASEAAEDARNTDTIAAELNEGAARIGEVISLIRDIAEQTNLLALNATIEAARAGDAGKGFAVVANEVKNLATQTSRATEDISEHVTVLQTATGQAINALSRISERIANIDHTSSTLLVSVGEQQSATAEIARNVEQASTGTRDVSENIAGVSHATEQTGEAAGEVFRACQSVNQVATDLRNEVEQFIANVKKG
- a CDS encoding thioredoxin domain-containing protein — its product is MKLAQNNLGSETSPYLLQHRDNPVHWQPWSTEVLAAAKAANKPVLLSVGYAACHWCHVMAHESFEDDGIAALMNELFVNIKLDREERPDLDSVYQNALALLGQQGGWPLTMFLTPDGEPFWGGTYFPKEARYGRPGFGDVLKSVSEIYTQQPDNIRHNVAQIGQALIKMNSGATGSMPSLAMIDQCGHGCLQIMDGENGGTNGAPKFPQPSILALIWRVGVRTNDTDLKRIVRHSLDRMCQGGIYDHVGGGFARYAVDDQWLVPHFEKMLYDNAQLIDLLCDVWRETGNPLYEARISETIDWILRDMRVPGGAFAASLDADSEGVEGKFYVWDEAEINAILGNDAALFKDIYDVSPSGNWEHKNILNRTQSGLGLADRTTEKKLSETRTKLLAVRNKRIWPGWDDKALTDWNAMTIAALAEAAMVFKRADWLDYAKLAYNFVINSLMTGESNDRRFLHSYRNGKAQHAGMLEDYAHMIRAALRLYECFGEDAYLREATEWCEAVENLFADTKGGYFQSASDADDLVVRQKPHMDNAVPAGNSVMAQNLARLYALTGDTKYRDRAEITIAAFAGRLNEQFPNMPGLLLAAEMLQNPLQIVLIAKERSQMYMEMRRAIFAAYLPNRAITILADTDALPDLHPAKGKTAIDGHETAYVCQGSVCSAPVTNVADLAKLLANLPNKST
- a CDS encoding DUF6489 family protein produces the protein MKVSVDIDCTPEELRTFFGLPDVQPMQQALMKDIEDRMKANLAAMDPETMLNTWLPQGMQNWEQLQKAFWSQFNAAGNTTGKNTKD
- a CDS encoding HD domain-containing protein encodes the protein MQLLLKSVDFAARAHRDQRRKGPAHEPYINHPIEVSRLIIECEPHTDEYVLCAAVLHDVIEDCGATRDEIAACFNEMIADIVLEVSDDKALPRDERKARQIETAPHLSNGAKLVRLADKVANVGAMLTDTPVGWDREQILRYVDWAEAVIAPCRAVSSGLSDRFDAIARDVRAWHTEKEEAGV
- a CDS encoding methylated-DNA--[protein]-cysteine S-methyltransferase, with translation MPQISMNSPVGAITIFEFDDQIVAVDWGFVEDMEPSPVLSDAKAQLNAYFDGKLDAFNLPLAPDGTDFHKAVWDAMCKIPRGKTATYKDLAIAAGAPTAYQAVGTACGLNPIPIIIPCHRVLASGGKPGGYSGDGGLETKRALLKIEGVDLIIPIDQGNLF
- a CDS encoding (2Fe-2S) ferredoxin domain-containing protein, whose product is MTTEAHFYQAHVFVCQNERPATHERGCCNSKGAMKLRNYMKVRAKELGLPMTRINTAGCLDRCELGPVMVIYPEGTWYRYETIEDIDTILNDHLVGGKVVERLRLSPDQ